In a genomic window of Lathamus discolor isolate bLatDis1 chromosome 4, bLatDis1.hap1, whole genome shotgun sequence:
- the WNT11 gene encoding protein Wnt-11 isoform X2 yields the protein MKPNPRFFLAGFLSLILQTGLCYGIKWIALSKTPSALALNQTQHCKQLEGLVVSQVQLCRSNLELMQTIIQAAREVIKTCRKTFSDMRWNCSSIELAPNYLLDLERGTRESAFVYALSAAAISHTIARACTTGDLPGCSCGPIPGETPGPGYRWGGCADNLNYGLIMGSKFSDAPMKMKKSGSQANKLMHLHNSEVGRQVLKASLEMKCKCHGVSGSCSIKTCWKGLQELRDIALDLKNKYLSATKVVHRPMGTRKYLVPKDIDIRPVKETELIYLQSSPDFCMKNEKVGSHGTQDRQCNKTSNGSDSCDLMCCGRGYNPYMDKVVERCHCKYHWCCYVTCKKCERTVERYVCK from the exons AGCCTTGTCCAAGACTCCTTCAGCTCTGGCCCTGAATCAAACCCAGCACTGCAAGCAGCTCGAAGGCTTGGTGGTATCCCAGGTACAACTGTGCCGCAGCAACCTGGAGCTAATGCAGACCATCATCCAGGCGGCACGGGAAGTGATAAAGACCTGCCGTAAAACCTTCTCGGACATGAGGTGGAACTGCTCTTCCATTGAGCTGGCTCCTAACTACCTGCTGGACTTAGAGAGAG GCACAAGGGAGTCAGCATTTGTGTATGccctttctgctgctgccatcagccACACCATTGCCAGAGCCTGCACCACCGGGGACCTCCCTGGCTGTTCCTGTGGTCCCATCCCAGGTGAGACACCTGGACCTGGGTATCGATGGGGAGGATGTGCAGACAACCTCAACTATGGTCTTATCATGGGGTCCAAATTTTCAGATGCTCCCATGAAGATGAAAAAATCAGGATCACAAGCCAATAAACTGATGCATCTGCACAACAGTGAAGTAGGGAGACAG GTCTTGAAAGCCTCTCTTGAAATGAAATGTAAGTGCCATGGAGTTTCTGGGTCATGCTCTATCAAGACCTGTTGGAAAGGCCTTCAAGAGCTGCGAGACATTGCATTGGACCTCAAAAACAAGTATTTATCAGCCACCAAGGTCGTTCACCGGCCCATGGGCACACGCAAATACCTCGTGCCAAAGGATATTGATATCAGGCCGGTTAAAGAGACAGAGCTGATTTACCTGCAGAGCTCACCTGATTTCTgcatgaagaatgaaaaagtgGGGTCGCACGGGACCCAGGACAG GCAATGCAACAAGACCTCCAATGGGAGTGACAGCTGTGACTTGATGTGCTGCGGCAGAGGCTACAACCCCTACATGGACAAAGTGGTGGAGCGATGCCACTGCAAGTACCACTGGTGCTGCTACGTGACCTGTAAAAAGTGCGAGAGGACTGTCGAGAGATACGTGTGCAAGTGA